The window gCTGCTGTGCTGTGCAGAAAAATCTGTATACTGTTACTGGAGCAGCCAGTGAACGGCCTTGACACAAGCGGCACGCAGGCAGGACATGAGGAGGTCCTTTTCGTTGCGCCTAGGCCTTTCCACAGCTCCAGAGGTAGTGCCAGAGAcagaggcagtggcagtggcatgCAAATGAGCAAATGGCCGATTGGGTTGCTCAGTTCTAAGCGATGCCTGGAGGAGGCCGAGCcgagacaaacaaaacaatttgCAGGCTCAGCACAGGACAGCACTGGCAGGACATGCGCAGTGGGAAGCTGCACGGCAGGACCATGATGGCAACTGATGCTGCATCTGAACAGTGGGCGGGACAGGCAACCTCTCGGCACAAGGCCACAACAGAAGGAGGCCCTAGTTCCGGTTAAGGTTCTGGCCCAGGGTTGGGCTTCATATtcggaaaaataaaatattttctgagtggaaaatgtttggaaaactTTCCAGAACCTCAAGAATTTCAAATGGCATTCGGGGCGCTGTAAAcaaatggaataaaaaacaattgaaGCCAATAATGTGCATGCCCCGCAATAAAATGTATCttcttgtttatgtttttgtgtgttttgtggGCTTTAGgaaaataaagtaataataataatcaggTTGTAAAACGAGCAGAGTTCTGGGAATTCTGAGACTAACAATATGCCCATTTGTCGGAATAAACTTCATTGTTCAGATCAGCTGCAATGATTTGTAACAAGCTCGAGGCTGCCGAGCCACAATATACCCTTTTGTGATCGAGTACCGGGTAGCGTAATAAAGTTTCCCTTTTCGATGCCCACAATAGAagccatccatccatccatccagctGATTGGAGCCAACTGGTTTTCGAACCAGagaaagtcggcaaagtaaacaGACTTATTTGGCAGAGGCAAGTACTAGTACAGATGCCCTACTGAACCGGAGAAGTCAAGAGCAGGTATTCCACAAATCAGCAAATCAGCAAAAACTCAGTAGATAAACTTAAAGTTATCTGCGCGGCTGTATAAACAAAAGAATTAAACACGAGTGAAGGTTAAATGAGAAGCTATTTCcacatattatattaaatCCAATGCCGGGCATTACGACAGACCAAAAGCGCTGATtgccacaaaaaatatatagacatGTTCCCATGGAACTCAAAAAAGTGTCAAGTagttattgaaattaatagCGGATGAGTACTGGCGATAAGGCTGATGGTGTGGAGGTCAGTGATGAGAGAGATCCATTCCTGAGAAACTTTGCCATTTAATCGACTGATTTTTAAGACTTTGGAATCGAAATTAAGAGCAGCATCAGAGGCTGGCGAATTTGGAGCAGCCGGTGGACCATGGATAGAGGTGCTTCGAGGCATGCTCCAAAGACACCAGCAGAGAACAGGTTGCCCTGCCAAGGCAAGAAACTCGTTTCGCCGGCGGTGTGACTCACTCGATTCGACTCGCTCGCTCACTCAACTCTGCCATATAAGAGGCCGCAGAAATGGGCTAATCACACAACCAGATACAAAGTACACTTCTTTAGATGAAAACTGAACGAATTCAAACAAAGGAAGTCGGGTAATGGAGCCTCAAAGAAAGGGGCGGAAATGAAGAAAGGGGCGGCCACGGAAGCCATTTACACTCTCAGAGTGTCGGAATGGAATCATCGGAATAGCTCGAGATACAGATACGTGCCAGAACAGTTAGCTTCCAGGGAGTCATAACTAATGTATATTTATTCACTGAATCGGCGAGAGGGCTGGCTTATCATATATATCGTATAACTCCTGATAAACAAGATCTattttgggtttatttttgttctaTGGGGATTATGGAGTCAGATCAGAGTATTTATTTAGTAGATCTCTGACTAGGGAATTACGTACGAGTTTTCAAGAGTTATATCTTTGGGAAGACAAGGCTTTAAAAGGAAACCGACCCACATCCAACTCTATTATCGCATTTAATTGCCTTATTACATCGCCAGCAAGCCACTCACATTGTTCAATATTTAACTCGGTAATCACAGCCCATTAACCCATTTAGGAGTGACTAGATTCGAGGCTAATTTTAGCCGATTCGAGTAGAATTCCACTTCCTGCCCCGAATTCGGTGGCCTGCTGGCCAGTTCTTTGAAGTGTAGGCTCTATAAATACATCATTTCTCTCGGCTGGGTGTCGTTTCGGAGTTGGAACACAGCCCTCACAGCACTcactgtatctgtatctaacGCAGGTCAGGGATGTATCTTGTGGATGCGGGTGCATGTGTATCTTGCGGCAGATATTCGAGTGCTTTGCGGCTTCCCCTCCCCCCTGCTCGAGTAATTAGTGGCAGTGCCGCACATTAATTATGCACTTCGGCCAGGTGACGAGCCCAGGTGATGGGCATCCGACTGGATGGGATGGGTTGGGATGGGCGGATGGGAGATAAGCGGACGACACCGCAATTCGGGTAACTcggcaaattgaaataaacgacataaatggGCTGGATCCGAGGCAGGCACAGAACAGAAGCACAAAAACACATCGCCAACAACTCACCGACaccgacaacgacaacgacaacgagTGCCCTCCGCCCGGCTAAGCCAATTAAGCTGGCTCTTGGACGCTCCGGCTTCGTTTCTGGGAGATGATGATGCGCTGTCCCAAAATCCAATTAATCCAACCAGAGGCGGAGCGTCTCCAAACCGGGGATTCAAGTTTTTCACTATTTTTGGGGGATAACGGCCTTCCTCCGCTTCCTCCCTGCCTCGGAACGATGCTCGCCCGACCCGAACGGATTACGATTTAAACCAATAATTTGGATATCTGTACTGGGTACTGGCCAAAGGGTCAGAGAGTGGTGTGTACTAAAAGTGCAGAACACCGCTGCAGCGATTAAAAGTAACAACTGTGTACGTTTCTTGTGTTATTTCGTGTCAAAAACCTACGAATGTATTCTAGTAACAAAAGTGAAAAAGGCTGTGTAACAGTTAAATCAAAACAAAGTTTTTATATCCAATAAAAAGAGTTTTCAAAACCTCCTTCGAAagattatttttgaaaaaatactatttccTGACTAGACTAGACTTGTTTATGGCTTAGGATTTGCCTTGTAATGAGTTGAAAACGTGTAGAACTTTCGAAATGGGTCAACAGAATtggaaagaaaataaattgattACAAAAACGTATTCAGGTCGCCGTCTCTGCCGCAAATGTAATTGGTTTCCCAACGCAGCTTCCTTCCAGTGGCCTGTTGTGGCGTTGCCCCAATTGGAGTTCAGCCGAGTTCTCCCAAGAGTTTCCCAATCAATTAGGCGAATTCACTTGCATATCCGTTTGTGCCATTAAATGGGAATAGCATATGCAGGCACGCGAGCGAACTTATGCTGCACTGTGTCTACATATTTATGTACAAACATATCCATGCTTGTTTGTGTGTATCACTGCACCGCCCTTTCGAAACATTCTGCTCTTTGTTTGCCTTTCCACCGTTACACTTGAATGGCGGTTGTTTTGATTTCTGAGGCACTTTCAACGCACTTGATAGACCTCTGGGAGTCTGATTTCTGTCAGATAGTCGACCACTTAATTCACCTGGATTCacctttttcttgttttcaCAGGCACAGGCACATTCTCCGATCGAAATTTTCACCCACGACCGTGGAGTTCTGTTTTCGCGTCTAGTGTGACCGTTGGTGGAGCATCTTGAAATACCCCGCGGCTCAAAAAGATACTATCTTAATGTAGCGAAAAGATACTATTTTCAATAACAAGATAAATCGTCtattactttaaaatttatttagtttagaTAGAAATTATCTTAGTTATTCataatttcatcaaaatatgCAGCTTTTGGTATTCTAAAACGGTGCAGTTATGACGGTTACAAAATACCGCCAACTATCGGCAACTCCTAGAGATGGCCGTTacttttcaaatttcaaatcAAAATGATAAAAATTCTGGGGCATCCAGACAACATGATAAATAatagatttgaaaacttaccTATATCTCATCTTTTAGATACCCAGCAGTCAAAGAATGAAAAGTATATTGTACTAGCGATTCATTAAacagttttgtttattttggtttCGTTTAAAACACTAAATTACACGTTAAATAATTTACAATCAAAATTTGGGttcagttttgtttttgttttgttgtatACTATCTCTAGCCCCCCCAATAATTGTGGCAGGGGCATGATGCCTTCCATTGACGGTTGCCTCTTCTCGCACGGatgtatgtgtatgtatgtCCTATGTCTGCGTTTCTGTGGGCCTTCCCTGTTTCTTTGGGGCGCGAAAGGATCGGGTTGGGAGACTTTACACGGTTGTAGcaacgtcgaaaaatataaCTTTTATCTATATATTATAGTACAATACATACACATGCACGTGTGCTTCGTCCTTATTTAATATGTACGTTCAAGCATTGACTTTATCAAAGGCTATGCATAACTTATGTCCTCGCGCCTGGCTTATCatcgtaaaaataaaaataaaaaactacaGCGTTTAGCTAAATAAAACATTACAATTTGTGTGTCATACATCCTCATTCTCTGCgccacatacatatatctctctctatatatatatacaatacaTAATTAATTTGTTGTATATATAGCTTCTGGTTTTCGGTTCTCAGCTTTAGCATCCTATTATTCTCATGTTTCGCATTTAGATTAGAGTTTAGACTTTAAATCACTACAATTTTCAAAGTAAAGCTTAGTATTCAGTTGAATTTTTGGATTTTCCTCATCTTTTGTCAGTTGTTTcaaaagtttcaaaaaataaacactgGAAACGCGAACTGAAAGTGTGGCGTGGAAAATGTGTTTATTGTGCTGGATTATCGCATTATCAGAAGATGACGACAAGTTACAATTACTTTGTtacttttcccttttttatttggcagttattttgttattaactTTAGCAAAAAACATGCTGTGATGTAATCGAAAACGGAAGCCAGAAAGCGGGGCAAGCATACGGTGACCGAATTGTGACTACTTTTACTTAGGcgataataaattataaacgaATCTGGCTGAGGTGTTTGTGGTGTTACTGTGTGTAGTGTGTGgggtgtggtgtgtgtggtgtgtggaGACTAAAACAAAGATCTCTAACCACGCAAAAAATAACATTATTATCTTCGGTACGATCTATATGCACCTTGTTCTACTAGACTCGGGGTAAACTAAAGCCAAACTAGTTACAGCATTTGTTACAGTTACAAAATCGGTTACAGTTATActcctttgttttttttttttttagttatctTAACGCCTTAACTCTGCTTAAACGTATATGTTCTCTATATGCTCTGCTGCAGTTGTGATCCGTCAGCGGGGATAGGACAACGACCGGAACCGGACTGGAGCTTACTACAGCTGCGCCAGCGAGTCGGAGCGGATGAGCGGCGCCAGGGAACTGGGCGCTTTGTGGCCCGTCTCAATCTCGTACTGGACGTCGAGCGAGGCACCTGCAACGGCATTGGAACGAACAAAACGGGTCACAGAGATGGCGAATTTATTCATTAATTTTCACAATACTAATTCACAACTGGCGCGTCTTGCCCAGGCCCTGGGATGATAATGGTAGGAGTGACAATGATTTAATGATTAGCTCGCCTTGCTTACGTTTCTTCTCCAAGTTGGCCTGCTGGCCCTCCGGAATGAAAGCGGCCACAATAATGGCACAGAAGACGCACAGAGCGCCAAACACGAACGGCGGACCCGGGACATGCTGCGATATCTTCTCCACGTTCGTCGACCGGCTGCCGGGGGTCTTTGGGTGCGAGTCTTGCTCGTCGTTCAGATCCACGTTGAACAGGTAGAATACAACTCCGAATACTGCCGGACCCACGCCGTTGCATAGGCCTCTCATGCCCGTGAGCATGCCCTGTACAGCGCCTGTGAGGGATAAGATGTGTCACTAGGCATTGAATCGGAATATATATAAGGGAAAACCTTACCCTGACTCTCGGGGGACGCATAGAGCGACACAAAGGCGCTGATGGCAGGATAGGTGAGCGAGCCCAGGGCTGCCACAACGCCAGCCGACCACATCATCCTGGTAGACAAGAAATGCATTAATCTTTCAAGGGAATACGATCTGCGACTTACCATTTTTGGCTACCAAAGCCATACCACAGCATCTGGATCATTTCGAGGGCTAGGCCCATAATGATCGTGCGCTTGGCTCCAAATGTCCTGCGGGAAAGGATTGGATATTGCTTTATAGATTAAATGGCAAACCTCTAAAAAGACTTACTCCATGAAGGAACCGAGGGTCACTTGCACAGTGATGCTGAGAATGCCAACGATGGCTATGAAAATGGAGACCTCCACGTAGTTGAAACCCATTTTCAGCTTCAGGTAGACAAACATGCAGGAGTATTCGCCAGCCTCGGGCAGATAGGAGAGCAGCACGGTGAGGCACAGCATCAAGACGGTCTTGTCGGTTCCCACCTTTCGCAGAGCCTGCAAAGCAAATCGAGAAATGAGTAATCTTTCAACGCACAAACAGAATAATGTCTTACCGCAAAGGGATCTGCTTGTTCCCAGCTGATGGGCGCTCCCCACGACGCCGTGGGACGCATCTTCTCGGATAGACTCTCCGGCACAGCCACCAGGATGAAGAACACATCCAGCAACGCTATGGCCGTGGAGAGGGCCACGACAAGCGTATTACCGTACCAGTCCATCAGGACATTGCCCAGAGCTGGCGAAATGACCAGACTGGCGGCAAAGGTGGCCGAGGCCAGACCATATGCCTTGGAGCGCTCCTCAGGCGTGGTGACATCCGCCACGTAGGCAAACACCACCGAAAAGGTGACGGCGAAGGCGCCGCTTATTGAGATCATGGCAAAGAACCACCAATTGTTGATGGACATCAGCGGTATGGGCAGGCAGGTGAAGAATACTGTGATTAATAAGAAAAACTTGCGGCCCCAAATGTCCGAGAGGGCGCCGATCAGCGGCGCCGCCAGGAACGACAGGATGCCCTTGATGCCCATCACCAGGCCGTTCATCAGGAATGTGTGATCCGGGAAGGTCTGGTTGAGGGTCTGTGGACGATAGTGGACAATAGATTAGATAAGATCTAGATGAAGTCATCCAGCAGCTAGCAACTCACCGATATTAAGGGCATTGTCAGCAGGCCCCAGGCGAAGAACTCTAGGAATATCACAACCAGCGCATGATGAACACTCGGCTCGCCGATTCCGGAACTCTGTGGGGATAGACAAGACAACGGATAAGTAAATGACTTGGCTGCATTGGTAATAATAGATGGCCGAAGCAATTGTCATAATTGCACAACTGCCGGCAGGATGCCCGGCAGAGACGCACCCATGCGAGTGCGTCATCCGAGCCAATCAACCGATTCGGTGTTAACCCTTCTGTCCGCGACtggcatttgtttttttttttttgtaattttttttcgtataTTTGTAAACATTTGAGAGTCCCAGAGTCTgctcaaaataaattgttcTAAATGCGAAATTTGTTTGCGCTCGTTAACGGCCCCAATGTCACTTGGAGCGGTGTCAGAGGCAGCCAACTGATTCGCATTGTCGCgcatcaataaaaaaaataaagataatgTGAATTCCCGCCACTTAACTATGAAATCAATCAGTACAAGTGGCCGGGACAACTTATAGATACTAATGGAGACCCCAAAAAGACCCACCTTGCAGCAGCAGATGTTGCATGCCACCCGCAGCCACTCGAAGAAGCGATTCCGTTTGGGACGCTCCGGCGGCGGATCCGTGCCACCCGCCTGCGACCGCATGGAGATGTAAGACGCCGCGGAGTGGGTGCGCCGATGGGCGGCGCCTCCAACCCCTCCGCCGCTGGTCCGGCCGACTGCAGCGCTTCCTCCCGCACAGAGAACGGACGAGCTGGCCGCCGTGTCGGCAAACGCTGCACTCGGAtgggcggcggcggctgcATACCTCGACGACTGTGGGGGATTCGCAGAATCGGAAATGGAAGTGAGAGTGGGTAAGGATGAGCGCTGGGCTTCCCGCCGATGACAGCCGCTTACCGTGGGCACATCGTCCAAGTCCGGCTGTTGGCTGCTggagctggtggtggtgctgctggaACTGGTGCTGGCACTGGAGCTGGTCGTGTCCGTGCTCGCCAGCTGCTTGTCCTTGAGCGGGGAGTGCCGCTTGACCAGCTGGCTGCCGCCGCGCCCCCCCTTGAAGGCGGGCGGCGAGAGTGGCAGGGAGCTGACCGTCTCCACGTCCACATCCGCTACGTCTGCCGTGGTGGGCGTGGAACTGTTGCTGTGGAAGCTCAACGTGTCCGTCTGCTCGCCGGTCTCCTCGAGATTCCTCTGCTCCTGATCCTTGAGCGGCCCTTGAGATGGGCCCTGCTCCGTTTCGAAATCCGGCTCGGAGTCCTCGGGCTCCTCCAGGTCGAAGCTCCCCTCCAGCGTCTCTGCCCGCCGCTGGACATAACTCCTCCCGCTTCGCATGGTCACTGTCTCTGTCTCTAACTCTGTCGCCCTGCTGGCTGGTCCCTCCTGTTGACCTCCGCTTGGCTCTGGTAACTGTTTCCTCTGGTTTTTGTTCCTTCCGCTGTCACACTAATTTCCATTGCCACGGATCCACACTAGCATGGAGTATCGGTGGCTATGTCGATCTGGAATGGGATCACAGCTTCTCCAGTCTCTCGTCTCGTGCTCCTCCGCCTCCGAGCCTCTTATCTTATCATTGGTTGTCtcttaaaacaaaatatttccgCTACTGCTCTCCGCTGCAGGCACTTTTCTGGCTGAAATTAAAGTTGGCCAACCGATTTCCGTTTACTTATTTGTTTTCACTCGAAACGCGCGATTTGCTTTCAGCTGGGGGCTTTCAGCTCACGATCCCCTCACAGGAGAACTTCCCTACATCGAACACATTACAAAATACCAAACAGAATGCAAATGGAAGTTAACCCTAACATGGTGTCTCAACAGGGGCGATTAAAACGATAAGCTTCGCAACATAAGATAAGATATCTACTATGTGTTCTAGTTGAGACTTCGGACACTTATCTAGTTGATATGCTAGTTCTTTCGTCACGAAACCCCGTTAAATCCCTCTGGAGGAGTTCGATCTAGACAAGTTCAACTGTACGTTAATAATTATTGTTATGCGCGGCTTTGGGTTTCAATTGCTTGGCTAATTGCGAAATTCGAGACATAAATATGAATCAGAAACAGAATCAGAATTATAATTCGGTTCGGGCCCCTTGAAGTATGCAACAAGTAGGAGCCAGGCCAGGCCTATTAGCACCAGCATGTTTATTTGGCCCAGAAAGCTAAAGATCGCGCACTTAATGCCATTGCTTCTGTAATGCTTTTAACACCCCGCTGCGAATTGGAGCCACAAGCTATCCGAAGTAGCACCTCGACAAAgcaaattaaatcaaaaagcAAATTGAGGCAGCCTGGAAATTATTAACAAGTATCCACAACTAGGCTGGATCTGGCGAAACGCGTGGAATAATCTCACAAACATACTCGCCGGTGTTTcgaatttttctatttttttttgtattattttttgaaggtCCTCGGGCTCGCGACTCTACACTGCGATTTTGAAAACGCACTCGCGCTAAATTgtcccgaaaaaaaaaacaaataatttaaattaaaaaaaaacaatccaaAACTTGACTAAAATTTTGACAAACATGTCTACTCCATATCCGACACACCGATCTATAAATCCGATTTTTCGATCGGTGGAAAGACGTCTGCTGCGTTTCGATGTTCGCGACTCACACACGGCCAGTGccgaaaagcaaaaaatccaaaaagcaaaaagcgAGGAGCACTCGGTTCTCCGGCGAACGGAAGCTCGTGTGTGTATCTGAGAGATACTTTTCGCGCGTAAGATTCTCTCGGCGGGAGAGTAGAGCCGAGAATTAGAAGCTACTCTCCCCCCTCGTATTCCATTCAGCGTTTCATATGCGtgcttttaatgaaaaattattcaattttagaGACATTTAACATTTTATACCATTTGGATAATCAAATGGCAAACTCAGAGCTACAAAATAAGCCATTTTATGCTGCGATCGGCGATTTCCAGCACGATCATTCAGTTTATTTACGTTGACATCGCAACATGCCCCTCGCATGAACGCCTTTATGacgctggtgctggtgctggggcaataaaaaaaataataaaaaaagccCAAAAGTAATTGTCGCACATATCAAATAGATGAAGCTCCACCGCAGCGATGATGGAAGTTTCTCGCTAAAATGGACATGCTTCTGGCTGCCCGAGCCACATGGAATGGATTTTTATCTCTGGCCCGGCAATTATGCTGCCACTAGTCGTCTTGGCTCAACAAAATCCCAGCAGATGACTAGCCCGAAAGATACAGACCTCGGAGACTGAGATTCTTTCTGAAGGGGTCAGGTTTGTTCTTAGAATGCGCGACAGAAAACATTCTTAATTGCACAGTGTCAGCTCAAAATTGCCAGCAAAGACAAAAATTGTAATAAGAGCAGGGATTTTTCATAGATTTTAATTCGAAGACTCCATTATAGGGTATACTTTCAATAAAAGTTTTTCTGTTTTATGAAGTCTAATGCCATTATTCAGATATTTCAAATGAATAAACGGTAGGATAGCGGTAGCATACCTGCAGAATACCGGTGACGAATACCCaaaatatttgatatttttgcaataaGACTTTATATAGATaatattcctaaaattttattaagccTAATGCCATTATTCTGATGTTTCAAATCAAAAACCTCTTGAAGCTATAATATATCGGTGACGAATATTTGATATTTTGGCATGGAATAAGGCGAGGAGCTCTCGCctttaagtattaagtatatTTTGTATTGTACATACATTGTACGAAGTGTAACGTCTTTATTTTCacattttaaatgaaaaatccCTTTAAGCGGTAAGATACCGGTGACGAATGCACAAAATAATTGACAATTTGGCATAAAATAAGGCATGTGTCCGATCTATATATCTCTTACTTTTTATGAAGCCTTATTACTTTATAAACGTCCCaactttttatataaaaaaaaactatttgcCCATCAGAATCTTAAAAGTTCTTAAATTCTAGCCGCATAAACACTGAACAAAAGTGACAACGGCCGCTGTGCGTGGAATTAGTCGGATGAGAACACATTTAAAGTGACCCGATGTGTGGCAAGCCATAAGCCGTGCATAAATCATGACGAGCTGCCTGCCCGCCAGCCTGACAGTCCCGTCCAGTGTCCCGTGGGCCGTCCGTGTGAAGCGGCAATCGGGTCAAGTGCAGGCCTGAAAAGGTATCGCCACAAAATGAAATTTCCGTGGCATCAGCCTGGACGTGGGACTCAATCCTGTTGCTGGATATCCTGTCCCCAGAAGCCTAGAAGCCGGCCAAGCCCAACAGGAACAGGAAGGACTGGCAATCAAGCTGAGAGGCAGTAGGATTGAGTGCAGTTAGTGGAGGCACCACCATGCCATGCCAGGGATGAGGCATGCCACATCGGAAAACAAACCAACCGGCTGCATGTGTCGCATCAAAAGGCATTAGGAACGACCTTGACAAAAGCGGGCAAA of the Drosophila ananassae strain 14024-0371.13 chromosome 2R, ASM1763931v2, whole genome shotgun sequence genome contains:
- the LOC6493095 gene encoding hippocampus abundant transcript 1 protein isoform X1 codes for the protein MRSGRSYVQRRAETLEGSFDLEEPEDSEPDFETEQGPSQGPLKDQEQRNLEETGEQTDTLSFHSNSSTPTTADVADVDVETVSSLPLSPPAFKGGRGGSQLVKRHSPLKDKQLASTDTTSSSASTSSSSTTTSSSSQQPDLDDVPTVSGCHRREAQRSSLPTLTSISDSANPPQSSRYAAAAAHPSAAFADTAASSSVLCAGGSAAVGRTSGGGVGGAAHRRTHSAASYISMRSQAGGTDPPPERPKRNRFFEWLRVACNICCCKSSGIGEPSVHHALVVIFLEFFAWGLLTMPLISTLNQTFPDHTFLMNGLVMGIKGILSFLAAPLIGALSDIWGRKFFLLITVFFTCLPIPLMSINNWWFFAMISISGAFAVTFSVVFAYVADVTTPEERSKAYGLASATFAASLVISPALGNVLMDWYGNTLVVALSTAIALLDVFFILVAVPESLSEKMRPTASWGAPISWEQADPFAALRKVGTDKTVLMLCLTVLLSYLPEAGEYSCMFVYLKLKMGFNYVEVSIFIAIVGILSITVQVTLGSFMETFGAKRTIIMGLALEMIQMLWYGFGSQKWMMWSAGVVAALGSLTYPAISAFVSLYASPESQGAVQGMLTGMRGLCNGVGPAVFGVVFYLFNVDLNDEQDSHPKTPGSRSTNVEKISQHVPGPPFVFGALCVFCAIIVAAFIPEGQQANLEKKRASLDVQYEIETGHKAPSSLAPLIRSDSLAQL
- the LOC6493095 gene encoding hippocampus abundant transcript 1 protein isoform X4, with product MPKIYVKKPLAGLVIRNRAHKSSIFTSSGIGEPSVHHALVVIFLEFFAWGLLTMPLISTLNQTFPDHTFLMNGLVMGIKGILSFLAAPLIGALSDIWGRKFFLLITVFFTCLPIPLMSINNWWFFAMISISGAFAVTFSVVFAYVADVTTPEERSKAYGLASATFAASLVISPALGNVLMDWYGNTLVVALSTAIALLDVFFILVAVPESLSEKMRPTASWGAPISWEQADPFAALRKVGTDKTVLMLCLTVLLSYLPEAGEYSCMFVYLKLKMGFNYVEVSIFIAIVGILSITVQVTLGSFMETFGAKRTIIMGLALEMIQMLWYGFGSQKWMMWSAGVVAALGSLTYPAISAFVSLYASPESQGAVQGMLTGMRGLCNGVGPAVFGVVFYLFNVDLNDEQDSHPKTPGSRSTNVEKISQHVPGPPFVFGALCVFCAIIVAAFIPEGQQANLEKKRASLDVQYEIETGHKAPSSLAPLIRSDSLAQL
- the LOC6493095 gene encoding hippocampus abundant transcript 1 protein isoform X3; amino-acid sequence: MRSGRSYVQRRAETLEGSFDLEEPEDSEPDFETEQGPSQGPLKDQEQRNLEETGEQTDTLSFHSNSSTPTTADVADVDVETVSSLPLSPPAFKGGRGGSQLVKRHSPLKDKQLASTDTTSSSASTSSSSTTTSSSSQQPDLDDVPTSSRYAAAAAHPSAAFADTAASSSVLCAGGSAAVGRTSGGGVGGAAHRRTHSAASYISMRSQAGGTDPPPERPKRNRFFEWLRVACNICCCKSSGIGEPSVHHALVVIFLEFFAWGLLTMPLISTLNQTFPDHTFLMNGLVMGIKGILSFLAAPLIGALSDIWGRKFFLLITVFFTCLPIPLMSINNWWFFAMISISGAFAVTFSVVFAYVADVTTPEERSKAYGLASATFAASLVISPALGNVLMDWYGNTLVVALSTAIALLDVFFILVAVPESLSEKMRPTASWGAPISWEQADPFAALRKVGTDKTVLMLCLTVLLSYLPEAGEYSCMFVYLKLKMGFNYVEVSIFIAIVGILSITVQVTLGSFMETFGAKRTIIMGLALEMIQMLWYGFGSQKWMMWSAGVVAALGSLTYPAISAFVSLYASPESQGAVQGMLTGMRGLCNGVGPAVFGVVFYLFNVDLNDEQDSHPKTPGSRSTNVEKISQHVPGPPFVFGALCVFCAIIVAAFIPEGQQANLEKKRASLDVQYEIETGHKAPSSLAPLIRSDSLAQL
- the LOC6493095 gene encoding hippocampus abundant transcript 1 protein isoform X2; amino-acid sequence: MRSGRSYVQRRAETLEGSFDLEEPEDSEPDFETEQGPSQGPLKDQEQRNLEETGEQTDTLSFHSNSSTPTTADVADVDVETVSSLPLSPPAFKGGRGGSQLVKRHSPLKDKQLASTDTTSSSASTSSSSTTTSSSSQQPDLDDVPTVSGCHRREAQRSSLPTLTSISDSANPPQSSRYAAAAAHPSAAFADTAASSSVLCAGGSAAVGRTSGGGVGGAAHRRTHSAASYISMRSQAGGTDPPPERPKRNRFFEWLRVACNICCCKSSGIGEPSVHHALVVIFLEFFAWGLLTMPLISTLNQTFPDHTFLMNGLVMGIKGILSFLAAPLIGALSDIWGRKFFLLITVFFTCLPIPLMSINNWWFFAMISISGAFAVTFSVVFAYVADVTTPEERSKAYGLASATFAASLVISPALGNVLMDWYGNTLVVALSTAIALLDVFFILVAVPESLSEKMRPTASWGAPISWEQADPFAALRKVGTDKTVLMLCLTVLLSYLPEAGEYSCMFVYLKLKMGFNYVEVSIFIAIVGILSITVQVTLGSFMETFGAKRTIIMGLALEMIQMLWYGFGSQKWMMWSAGVVAALGSLTYPAISAFVSLYASPESQGAVQGMLTGMRGLCNGVGPAVFGVVFYLFNVDLNDEQDSHPKTPGSRSTNVEKISQHVPGPPFVFGALCVFCAIIVAAFIPEGQQANLEKKRPGQDAPVVN